In Suricata suricatta isolate VVHF042 chromosome 14, meerkat_22Aug2017_6uvM2_HiC, whole genome shotgun sequence, one DNA window encodes the following:
- the RAB36 gene encoding ras-related protein Rab-36 isoform X1, whose protein sequence is MKSSLTPLGPPVSRDRIITSFPKWYTPHACLQLKEHFHGQVSSTCQSRNTGTVGLRLSKVVVVGDLYVGKTSLIHRFCKNVFDRDYKATIGVDFEIERFEIAGIPYSLQIWDTAGQEKFKCIASAYYRGAQVIITAFDLTDVQTLEHTRQWLEDALRENEPGSCFVFLVGTKKDLLSGAACEQAEMEAVRLANEMQAEYWSVSAKTGENVKAFFSRVAALAFEQSVLQDLERRSSARLQEWRGVQQRPRRARHPPAWVAVSRDLYQKPLFPAHTWTVPSVTVEG, encoded by the exons ATGAAGTCCTCCCTGACGCCTTTGGGGCCACCTGTGAGCCGAGATCGCATCATCACCAGCTTCCCTAAG TGGTACACCCCCCATGCCTGCCTGCAGCTCAAGGAGCACTTCCACGGGCAGGTCAGCAGCACCTGCCAGAGCAGGAACACGGGGACTGTCGG GCTCAGACTCTCCAAGGTGGTTGTCGTTGGCGATCTCTACGTGGGCAAGACCAGCCTCATCCACAG GTTTTGCAAGAATGTTTTTGACCGAGACTACAAGGCCACCATAGGGGTGGACTTTGAAATTGAGCGCTTTGAGATTGCTGGGATTCCCTACAGCCTCCAAAT CTGGGACACAGCAGGGCAGGAGAAGTTCAAGTGCATTGCATCTGCCTACTACCGGGGTGCCCAGG TGATCATCACAGCCTTTGACCTCACAGATGTGCAGACTCTGGAGCACACCAG GCAGTGGCTGGAGGATGCGCTCAGGGAGAATGAGCCAGGCTCCTGCTTCGTGTTCCTCGTAGGAACCAAGAAGGACCTTCTG TCAGGGGCTGCATGTGAGCAGGCAGAAATGGAGGCTGTGCGCCTGGCCAACGAGATGCAGGCCGAGTACTGGTCGGTGTCCGCTAAGACAG GGGAGAATGTGAAGGCATTCTTCAGCCGTGTAGCCGCTCTGGCATTCGAGCAGTCGGTTCTGCAGGACTTGGAGAGGAGGAGCAGCGCCCGGCTCCAG GAATGGAGGGGAGTCCAGCAGAGACCCAGGAGAGCAAGACATCCTCCAGCCTGGGTTGCTGTTAGCCGGGACCTGTATCAGAAGCCTCTATTCCCCGCACACACATGGACAGTGCCTTCTGTGACCGTGGAGGGGTGA
- the RAB36 gene encoding ras-related protein Rab-36 isoform X2 produces MKSSLTPLGPPVSRDRIITSFPKWYTPHACLQLKEHFHGQVSSTCQSRNTGTVGLRLSKVVVVGDLYVGKTSLIHRFCKNVFDRDYKATIGVDFEIERFEIAGIPYSLQIWDTAGQEKFKCIASAYYRGAQVIITAFDLTDVQTLEHTRQWLEDALRENEPGSCFVFLVGTKKDLLSGAACEQAEMEAVRLANEMQAEYWSVSAKTGENVKAFFSRVAALAFEQSVLQDLERRSSARLQVGDGDLIRMEGSPAETQESKTSSSLGCC; encoded by the exons ATGAAGTCCTCCCTGACGCCTTTGGGGCCACCTGTGAGCCGAGATCGCATCATCACCAGCTTCCCTAAG TGGTACACCCCCCATGCCTGCCTGCAGCTCAAGGAGCACTTCCACGGGCAGGTCAGCAGCACCTGCCAGAGCAGGAACACGGGGACTGTCGG GCTCAGACTCTCCAAGGTGGTTGTCGTTGGCGATCTCTACGTGGGCAAGACCAGCCTCATCCACAG GTTTTGCAAGAATGTTTTTGACCGAGACTACAAGGCCACCATAGGGGTGGACTTTGAAATTGAGCGCTTTGAGATTGCTGGGATTCCCTACAGCCTCCAAAT CTGGGACACAGCAGGGCAGGAGAAGTTCAAGTGCATTGCATCTGCCTACTACCGGGGTGCCCAGG TGATCATCACAGCCTTTGACCTCACAGATGTGCAGACTCTGGAGCACACCAG GCAGTGGCTGGAGGATGCGCTCAGGGAGAATGAGCCAGGCTCCTGCTTCGTGTTCCTCGTAGGAACCAAGAAGGACCTTCTG TCAGGGGCTGCATGTGAGCAGGCAGAAATGGAGGCTGTGCGCCTGGCCAACGAGATGCAGGCCGAGTACTGGTCGGTGTCCGCTAAGACAG GGGAGAATGTGAAGGCATTCTTCAGCCGTGTAGCCGCTCTGGCATTCGAGCAGTCGGTTCTGCAGGACTTGGAGAGGAGGAGCAGCGCCCGGCTCCAGGTCGGCGACGGAGACCTCATCC GAATGGAGGGGAGTCCAGCAGAGACCCAGGAGAGCAAGACATCCTCCAGCCTGGGTTGCTGTTAG
- the RAB36 gene encoding ras-related protein Rab-36 isoform X3, protein MKSSLTPLGPPVSRDRIITSFPKWYTPHACLQLKEHFHGQVSSTCQSRNTGTVGLRLSKVVVVGDLYVGKTSLIHRFCKNVFDRDYKATIGVDFEIERFEIAGIPYSLQIWDTAGQEKFKCIASAYYRGAQVIITAFDLTDVQTLEHTRQWLEDALRENEPGSCFVFLVGTKKDLLSGAACEQAEMEAVRLANEMQAEYWSVSAKTGMEGSPAETQESKTSSSLGCC, encoded by the exons ATGAAGTCCTCCCTGACGCCTTTGGGGCCACCTGTGAGCCGAGATCGCATCATCACCAGCTTCCCTAAG TGGTACACCCCCCATGCCTGCCTGCAGCTCAAGGAGCACTTCCACGGGCAGGTCAGCAGCACCTGCCAGAGCAGGAACACGGGGACTGTCGG GCTCAGACTCTCCAAGGTGGTTGTCGTTGGCGATCTCTACGTGGGCAAGACCAGCCTCATCCACAG GTTTTGCAAGAATGTTTTTGACCGAGACTACAAGGCCACCATAGGGGTGGACTTTGAAATTGAGCGCTTTGAGATTGCTGGGATTCCCTACAGCCTCCAAAT CTGGGACACAGCAGGGCAGGAGAAGTTCAAGTGCATTGCATCTGCCTACTACCGGGGTGCCCAGG TGATCATCACAGCCTTTGACCTCACAGATGTGCAGACTCTGGAGCACACCAG GCAGTGGCTGGAGGATGCGCTCAGGGAGAATGAGCCAGGCTCCTGCTTCGTGTTCCTCGTAGGAACCAAGAAGGACCTTCTG TCAGGGGCTGCATGTGAGCAGGCAGAAATGGAGGCTGTGCGCCTGGCCAACGAGATGCAGGCCGAGTACTGGTCGGTGTCCGCTAAGACAG GAATGGAGGGGAGTCCAGCAGAGACCCAGGAGAGCAAGACATCCTCCAGCCTGGGTTGCTGTTAG